A window of Orenia marismortui DSM 5156 contains these coding sequences:
- a CDS encoding HD-GYP domain-containing protein → MDKIFDIPLFDMILSLSHVINIIDNTSTTHQEQVAYISYRLAEELNFSEKQRKNMVLAAAIHDIGAFSYKDRAEILEFDIREKPKHAEIGYLLIKEFAPLANIAPIIRYHHSKWNYGHGLFYSGNPVPIESHILSLADRIAILIDGEFDILNQRTNIIEKIKEHSGVRFNPTFVEAFLNLAKREEFWLRSVRPNIIKRMLMSEFNTIKIRLNLDGLLNFSKLFSKIIDFRSSFTVTHSKGVAVTAQKIAELMGWLEDDYRRMKIAGYFHDLGKLAMPKEILEKPAKLTEEEMNIIRTHTFYTYEILDPIKPLEEIKEWAAYHHERVDGRGYPFHRQGDRLPTGSKIMGVADVFSAITETRPYRSAMSQDRALDVLTSMVESGALDSEIVTVVNDNYRELNFIRNKAQGEVITEYSNTL, encoded by the coding sequence ATGGACAAGATCTTTGATATTCCCTTGTTTGATATGATTCTAAGTTTATCACATGTGATTAATATAATTGATAATACTTCAACTACTCATCAAGAACAAGTAGCATATATTAGTTATAGATTAGCTGAAGAGCTAAATTTTAGTGAAAAACAGAGGAAGAATATGGTCTTAGCTGCAGCTATTCATGATATTGGTGCTTTTTCATATAAGGATAGAGCCGAGATACTAGAGTTTGATATTAGAGAGAAGCCTAAGCATGCAGAAATAGGTTATCTACTGATTAAAGAATTTGCTCCCCTAGCTAATATTGCTCCTATTATCCGCTATCATCATTCGAAATGGAATTATGGTCACGGCCTATTTTATAGCGGAAATCCAGTACCTATTGAAAGTCATATTTTAAGTTTGGCTGATAGAATAGCAATCTTAATTGATGGAGAGTTTGATATCTTAAATCAGAGAACTAATATAATAGAGAAGATCAAAGAACATTCTGGGGTCAGATTTAATCCAACTTTTGTTGAAGCTTTTTTGAATCTAGCTAAAAGAGAAGAATTTTGGCTTAGGAGTGTTAGACCAAATATTATTAAGAGAATGTTAATGTCAGAGTTCAATACTATAAAGATCAGATTAAATTTGGATGGATTGCTTAATTTCAGCAAGCTATTTAGTAAGATAATAGATTTTAGAAGTAGCTTTACTGTTACCCATTCTAAAGGAGTGGCAGTTACTGCTCAAAAGATTGCTGAATTAATGGGATGGCTCGAAGATGATTATCGAAGAATGAAGATTGCAGGTTATTTTCATGATTTGGGTAAGTTAGCTATGCCTAAAGAAATTTTAGAAAAGCCAGCTAAGCTGACAGAAGAAGAGATGAATATTATCAGAACCCATACTTTTTATACTTATGAGATCCTAGATCCAATTAAGCCCTTAGAAGAGATTAAGGAATGGGCAGCATATCATCATGAACGTGTAGATGGTAGAGGGTATCCATTTCATCGGCAAGGAGATAGATTACCTACTGGCAGTAAGATTATGGGAGTTGCTGATGTCTTTTCAGCAATTACAGAAACTAGACCTTATCGCAGTGCTATGAGCCAAGATAGAGCTTTAGATGTATTAACCTCTATGGTAGAAAGTGGAGCATTAGATAGTGAGATTGTAACAGTAGTAAATGACAATTATAGAGAGCTTAATTTTATCAGGAATAAAGCTCAGGGTGAGGTTATAACAGAATATTCAAATACCCTTTAG
- a CDS encoding HD-GYP domain-containing protein, with protein sequence MKQKIDINLFEMVTSIANIVNILDYSANIHQEQVAYISFRIAKGFELNSKEREELILAAIIHDIGAFSFEDKLEVLDFDTSGMLKHSEIGAALLAESKFFSRISKIIKYHHLDWNHGENTNLAGIELPLSSQILHLADKISILIESEENILNQADEIIKKIKINSAKKFNPQLVKVFLELAEREEFWLSSVTPDLIKRVLAEEIKQNRISLDIDELLDLSKIFSRIIDFRSPFTLTHSRGVAIVAEKLAELIGWSDYECKKMRIAGYFHDLGKLAVPTEILEKPGKLSEEEFNIIRSHTFYTYYVLDPIESLSDIKEWAAFHHERLDGKGYPFRHDKKEMSEGSRIMAVSDVFTALSEDRPYRKGMEKDKVLEIIKSMVEDNKLDGRIVAILIDNYEQVNLLRKDAQENAVKEYQELF encoded by the coding sequence ATGAAGCAAAAGATAGATATTAATCTGTTCGAGATGGTAACGTCGATAGCAAATATAGTCAACATTTTAGATTATTCTGCTAATATTCATCAAGAACAAGTGGCTTATATATCTTTTAGGATAGCTAAGGGCTTTGAATTAAATTCTAAAGAGAGGGAAGAGTTAATTTTGGCAGCGATTATTCATGATATTGGGGCCTTTTCTTTTGAAGACAAGTTGGAAGTATTGGATTTTGATACAAGTGGAATGTTAAAGCATTCAGAGATAGGTGCTGCTTTATTAGCAGAATCTAAGTTCTTTTCTAGAATTTCAAAGATAATCAAATACCATCATCTTGATTGGAATCATGGCGAAAATACTAATCTGGCTGGAATAGAGCTTCCTTTAAGTAGTCAAATTCTACATTTAGCAGATAAAATATCTATTTTGATTGAGAGTGAAGAGAATATTTTGAATCAAGCAGATGAAATTATAAAGAAGATAAAGATTAATTCAGCTAAAAAGTTTAATCCACAGTTGGTTAAGGTATTCTTAGAATTAGCAGAAAGAGAAGAGTTTTGGTTAAGTAGTGTTACACCAGATTTAATAAAACGAGTTTTGGCTGAAGAGATTAAGCAGAATAGGATTAGCTTAGATATCGATGAGCTATTAGATTTAAGTAAGATATTCAGTAGAATTATTGACTTTAGAAGTCCTTTTACCTTAACTCATTCCCGAGGGGTTGCTATAGTAGCAGAAAAATTAGCGGAATTAATAGGTTGGTCAGATTATGAATGCAAAAAGATGAGAATTGCTGGTTATTTTCATGATTTAGGGAAATTAGCTGTTCCTACTGAAATCTTGGAGAAGCCTGGTAAGTTGTCTGAAGAAGAGTTTAATATTATAAGGAGTCATACCTTTTATACCTATTATGTATTAGACCCAATCGAATCATTAAGTGATATTAAAGAATGGGCAGCTTTTCATCATGAACGTTTAGATGGTAAGGGGTATCCATTTCGTCATGATAAGAAAGAGATGTCAGAAGGTAGCAGGATTATGGCTGTATCTGATGTCTTTACTGCTTTAAGTGAGGATCGACCTTATCGTAAGGGAATGGAGAAAGATAAGGTGCTGGAGATTATTAAGTCTATGGTTGAAGATAATAAGTTAGATGGTAGAATTGTTGCTATTTTAATAGATAATTATGAGCAAGTAAATCTCTTGCGCAAAGATGCACAAGAGAATGCTGTGAAAGAATATCAGGAATTATTTTAA
- a CDS encoding methyl-accepting chemotaxis protein, which produces MLEFLKRRITLRNKLLVFILLPAVVVIFWTMDNNTKVINRNLVEMIESSGMEQAKSTSNLVDNWLDTQENELIVMSQMLDLDKNWNQNQEEIDSLLNRLGKVDNATTTQQKAGDKAKDAILLIDTKGSAWSLDNEKTLNLSDRKYFKNAKEEMNFVISDPIKSRLDGQSIIVMITPLTDQDNRLIGFLGQAIPLEKLAAEIRGLKVGETGYGYLVDQRGNIFAHPSSNGVNILDNDRNSQGLLEIGRRMIAGEEGFGRYTFKGEEKYVFYHPIKRVGWSLALTVPRSEMLSISDRLVAESSKGYFMLIIIIFVVVFLVTTFVSRTINRISRVLSKVAKGDMTEKVKSRGMDEIGRMAEDLNETIDSLSTLINRIKEAAIIIANSSDEIAEGNDELSQRTQNNASSLEEISATIEEISASMQLVADNSEEANKLSEETMEVIDQGAQVVEETIEAMDEVNQYSEKISEIIVTVNEIASQTNLLALNAAVEAARANENGKGFAVVADEVRNLAERTGKSASEIAKLITNIIKKIEEGNQLIGETGDTLNKIIDNSSKVHNSIVNISNSAGEQAAAIEQTQDALEDINQGTQDNAAMVEEIASSSEELNDKAMEMTKTISKFKVNDKEQKNKELIAFLKDKFDSESKSMSKKEKQKFLKEQDINLDEIDNLDIDF; this is translated from the coding sequence ATGTTAGAATTTTTGAAAAGAAGAATAACCTTGCGTAATAAATTATTAGTCTTTATTTTGCTTCCAGCTGTAGTGGTTATATTCTGGACGATGGATAATAATACTAAAGTGATTAATAGGAATTTAGTAGAGATGATAGAGTCCAGTGGGATGGAGCAAGCAAAAAGTACTTCTAATCTAGTCGATAATTGGCTAGATACTCAAGAGAATGAATTGATTGTAATGTCTCAGATGTTGGATTTGGATAAGAATTGGAATCAAAATCAAGAAGAGATAGATAGTTTACTAAATCGATTAGGTAAGGTTGATAATGCTACCACAACTCAGCAAAAAGCAGGAGATAAAGCAAAAGATGCTATCTTATTAATAGATACTAAGGGGAGTGCTTGGAGCTTAGATAATGAAAAAACTTTGAACTTAAGTGATCGAAAGTATTTCAAAAATGCTAAAGAAGAGATGAATTTTGTAATTAGTGATCCAATTAAATCAAGGCTAGATGGTCAGAGTATAATTGTGATGATTACTCCATTAACTGACCAAGATAATAGGCTAATAGGATTTTTGGGACAGGCTATTCCTTTAGAAAAATTGGCAGCAGAGATAAGAGGTTTAAAGGTTGGTGAAACTGGCTACGGTTACTTAGTAGATCAGAGAGGGAATATTTTTGCCCATCCAAGTTCTAATGGAGTAAATATCTTAGATAATGATCGTAATAGTCAAGGATTATTAGAGATAGGTAGAAGAATGATTGCTGGTGAAGAAGGATTTGGCAGATATACTTTTAAGGGTGAAGAGAAGTATGTATTTTATCATCCGATTAAGAGAGTAGGTTGGTCTTTGGCTTTGACGGTTCCTAGATCTGAGATGCTTAGTATTTCAGATAGGCTCGTAGCTGAATCTAGTAAAGGATATTTCATGTTGATTATAATTATATTTGTAGTGGTATTTCTAGTAACCACCTTTGTATCAAGGACAATTAATAGAATAAGTCGAGTACTATCCAAGGTTGCCAAAGGTGATATGACAGAGAAAGTAAAGAGCAGAGGTATGGATGAGATTGGAAGAATGGCAGAAGATTTGAATGAAACGATTGATTCTTTAAGTACTTTGATCAATCGAATTAAGGAAGCAGCTATAATTATAGCTAACTCTTCTGATGAGATTGCAGAGGGTAATGATGAATTATCGCAGAGGACTCAAAATAATGCCTCCTCACTAGAAGAGATATCTGCCACTATAGAAGAGATTAGTGCATCAATGCAGCTGGTGGCTGATAATTCAGAAGAAGCAAATAAGTTATCTGAGGAGACTATGGAGGTCATTGATCAGGGAGCACAGGTTGTAGAAGAGACGATTGAGGCTATGGATGAGGTAAATCAATATAGTGAGAAGATCTCTGAGATTATAGTTACAGTTAATGAGATTGCCTCACAGACTAATTTATTGGCTTTGAATGCAGCAGTAGAGGCAGCAAGGGCTAATGAGAATGGTAAAGGCTTTGCAGTAGTAGCAGATGAGGTTAGGAATTTGGCAGAAAGAACAGGTAAATCAGCTAGTGAGATAGCTAAGCTAATAACTAATATAATTAAGAAGATAGAGGAAGGTAATCAACTGATAGGTGAGACTGGTGACACTTTAAATAAGATTATTGATAATAGCTCTAAAGTTCATAATTCTATTGTTAATATCTCTAACTCTGCTGGTGAACAGGCTGCAGCAATAGAGCAGACTCAAGATGCTTTGGAGGATATTAATCAAGGTACCCAAGATAATGCAGCAATGGTAGAGGAGATAGCTAGCTCCAGTGAAGAGTTGAATGATAAAGCTATGGAGATGACTAAGACCATTAGCAAATTTAAAGTTAATGATAAAGAGCAAAAGAATAAAGAGTTAATTGCTTTCTTAAAAGATAAGTTTGATTCTGAATCGAAATCAATGAGCAAGAAGGAGAAGCAGAAGTTTCTTAAGGAGCAAGATATTAATCTAGATGAAATTGATAATTTAGATATAGATTTTTAA
- a CDS encoding CheR family methyltransferase translates to MLKEYCISDRTFRKISQLVYNSIGIKLKKNKKAMLKSRLIGRLIELDLENFDQYYKFLINSKEEFDNLINFVTTNVTSFFREDHHFDYLISKVLPELEANKDTKKIRCWSAGCSSGEEAYSIAIVLSEYFDGQDWDFKILATDINKEVLYKACEGVYSKEELKGVSEAIINKYFKLIKKNNKVYFKIRKNLREKIVFKKVNLKPGSYYPIKSKLDFIFCRNVFIYFDHHTRKKISNKFYKLLREGGYLFLGNSDTMFAIDSFDKKWRVANITTYQKLD, encoded by the coding sequence TTGCTAAAAGAATATTGTATTAGTGATAGAACCTTTAGAAAAATAAGCCAGTTAGTTTATAATTCTATTGGCATCAAGTTGAAGAAGAATAAGAAAGCAATGCTTAAATCTAGATTAATTGGCCGATTGATAGAGTTAGATTTAGAGAATTTTGATCAGTATTATAAATTTTTAATTAACTCGAAGGAAGAGTTTGATAACTTAATAAATTTTGTTACTACCAATGTCACAAGTTTTTTTAGAGAAGATCATCATTTTGATTATCTTATCTCTAAGGTTTTACCTGAGCTGGAAGCTAATAAAGATACAAAAAAAATCAGGTGCTGGAGTGCTGGATGTTCTAGTGGTGAAGAGGCCTATAGCATAGCTATAGTTTTGAGTGAATATTTTGATGGGCAAGATTGGGATTTTAAGATCTTGGCTACTGATATTAACAAAGAGGTGCTTTATAAGGCTTGTGAAGGTGTATACTCAAAGGAAGAACTAAAGGGTGTTTCTGAAGCAATAATTAATAAGTATTTCAAGTTAATTAAAAAGAATAATAAAGTTTATTTTAAAATCAGAAAGAACTTAAGAGAGAAGATAGTCTTTAAAAAAGTAAACCTAAAGCCAGGAAGTTACTATCCTATAAAATCTAAATTAGATTTTATATTTTGTAGAAATGTATTTATTTATTTTGACCACCATACTAGAAAGAAGATTAGTAATAAATTCTATAAGCTTTTAAGAGAAGGGGGTTATTTATTTCTGGGGAACTCTGATACTATGTTTGCTATAGATAGTTTTGATAAGAAGTGGAGGGTTGCTAATATAACTACTTATCAGAAACTAGACTAG
- a CDS encoding aspartyl-phosphate phosphatase Spo0E family protein, translating to MATKDSVRREVDLLKDKMVTLAIKKGNLLDDDVQAISRALDQEILNYMKSCQINNENDHFNIFNYK from the coding sequence ATGGCTACAAAAGATAGTGTTAGAAGAGAGGTTGATCTGTTAAAGGATAAGATGGTAACCCTTGCTATTAAAAAAGGGAATCTATTAGATGATGATGTACAAGCAATCAGCAGAGCTCTAGACCAAGAAATACTAAACTATATGAAGAGCTGTCAAATAAATAATGAAAATGATCATTTTAATATCTTTAATTATAAATAG
- a CDS encoding IS30 family transposase yields the protein MDYLNDTPKSRKNKHLNAYERGQIALLHSEGMSPYAIAKRLGRASNTIRNELKRGTVSQIKGNKTVEIYFPDAGQKVYESNRKNCGPKFKLLECETFIDYVIELFCEHKQSLDSICGAAKLHNKFSKSEMVCTKTLYNYIDLGLLQISNIDLPLKLKRSSKSKCLKRNKKKLGTSIDERPENINDRSEFGHWEIDTVIGKKNKNDEVLLTMTERMTRKEIIRKIPGKTAESVQNAILKLIKDSGELFSNVFKSFTCDNGSEFSELGVIEEIVDTKVYFTHPYSSWERGTNERHNGLIRRFIPKGRSISEFSIESIARVQNWCNTLPRKILGYLTPDEAFEDQLREILYN from the coding sequence ATGGACTACTTAAATGATACACCAAAATCCCGAAAAAATAAACACCTAAATGCTTATGAGCGTGGTCAAATTGCATTGTTACATTCCGAAGGAATGTCGCCTTATGCTATTGCAAAACGTCTAGGTAGAGCTTCTAATACAATTAGAAACGAGTTAAAGCGTGGTACAGTTTCCCAAATTAAAGGCAATAAAACTGTAGAGATTTACTTCCCTGACGCTGGTCAAAAAGTTTATGAATCTAATCGTAAAAATTGCGGACCGAAATTTAAGCTTTTAGAATGTGAAACATTCATTGATTATGTTATAGAGTTATTTTGCGAGCATAAACAATCTCTTGATTCTATTTGTGGTGCAGCAAAGCTGCATAACAAATTCTCAAAGTCAGAGATGGTATGCACTAAAACTCTATATAACTATATAGATCTTGGACTACTTCAGATTAGCAATATTGATTTGCCATTGAAGCTTAAACGTTCTTCAAAATCAAAATGTCTTAAGCGTAATAAAAAGAAACTTGGCACAAGTATCGATGAACGCCCTGAAAATATTAATGATCGCAGTGAATTTGGGCATTGGGAAATTGACACTGTTATTGGTAAAAAGAATAAAAATGATGAAGTTTTACTCACTATGACAGAGCGCATGACTCGTAAAGAAATCATTCGTAAAATTCCTGGTAAAACAGCTGAATCTGTTCAAAATGCTATATTAAAACTAATCAAAGACTCTGGAGAGCTTTTTTCTAATGTATTTAAAAGCTTTACCTGCGATAATGGCTCTGAATTTTCAGAGCTAGGTGTTATAGAAGAAATAGTTGATACAAAAGTATATTTTACTCATCCCTATTCATCATGGGAAAGAGGTACCAATGAACGTCATAATGGTCTCATAAGACGTTTTATACCTAAAGGCAGAAGTATAAGTGAATTCTCTATTGAATCTATTGCTAGAGTTCAAAACTGGTGTAATACTCTACCAAGAAAAATTTTAGGATACCTAACTCCTGATGAAGCTTTTGAAGATCAACTAAGAGAAATTCTATATAACTAA
- a CDS encoding BTAD domain-containing putative transcriptional regulator — MINRAELYLPGGNNHWENKKIIENLKKIPRYSLTLIEGKSGYGKTKQVAKFFHKNYPKSSYWYSLKSKTGIFEFWENIVSFLEFDYADKFERAKKIITQFKAGEIQGEEFIESLIKVLAELKKDIFLIVDNFELISLSDDFCCYFELFIDMLEKNFHLIIINQGYINYPKFDYWELMAKAMKIEDREFILDSYQIEELFLSEYKLCLSKSEIRQIKEISEGWILVVDLIARRIKEGVGLEKILNDKASFKVIFTYLKYEVLDKLSGDPTLKEFLLKTSILRNLNTDICNKLLEIDNSQEIIQELINRGVFIYREEKNIFRYHNIFQSFLREEANNLYDMKFSQQKVREVYEDLNFYEDLAYHVLDTEEDKEIINLINKNSDRWLANEEFNLLEKCLDHLPEDKIASNPRLLIYQGDLYLKKDEIDNALRIYLQAEDMLVNEEDELMIKVLFKIAKIYSFLMSRNLLVYIDKLNKFKESFSVEERRELLYLEIIENIIDSNLKEAEKRLADSQVEEELYKELKAYICLIKGNFRQCQELIDSLELEGKSFFDCRLFYTITLPVVIRLIRGEKYEALEYIWNKNSNRGELIEEFFNYYLSNVYEFLGLEGYEDLKNSYLNFKAVLDSKKLNLFWHEFELRAKSLLADSFYGEGGQSIESCLKDLKLLEERNYKFLSSMISRVIATSCYFKGDRESCSYYLEESKDKLMSLNNRMYLASTLLLLALVNYKDENKESCYKYLQQGLEIIKEGGCEELLIKSSMLGFRDPNRIIPMLIEAKKNNIESEYINKILKKIDLASFDRAPGYSLKIKAFGRLELYRDKYKVDSSEWKRKNAKELFKLFLVNYDKMIPRDRICDILWPDKDQKSAVHSFNVSLNSLNKILEPDRKSRTDSYFIVKNGLSYGLSNQFSYFYDVKTFEELIERGNKARDEIIRMNYYKKAVDLYQGDFLAGDLYSDFIIRERERLENLFVEVADEVLAYYYDNQEYKANINLANRILKIDKYFERAYLYKMKSYDQINRREFAIKTYQVCKKVLEEDLNISPNSNIKNYYHSIII; from the coding sequence ATGATAAACAGAGCAGAGCTTTATTTGCCAGGAGGAAATAATCATTGGGAAAATAAGAAGATAATAGAAAATTTAAAGAAGATTCCAAGATATTCATTAACCCTAATTGAGGGTAAGTCGGGTTATGGAAAGACAAAGCAGGTAGCTAAATTTTTCCACAAGAATTACCCTAAGAGTAGTTATTGGTATAGTTTAAAGAGTAAAACGGGTATTTTTGAATTTTGGGAAAATATAGTATCATTTTTAGAGTTTGATTATGCGGATAAATTTGAAAGAGCTAAAAAGATCATAACTCAATTTAAAGCTGGTGAAATTCAGGGAGAAGAGTTTATAGAATCTTTAATTAAAGTATTAGCAGAACTTAAAAAAGATATATTTTTAATAGTTGATAATTTTGAGTTAATTTCTTTAAGTGATGATTTTTGCTGCTATTTCGAATTATTTATAGATATGTTAGAAAAGAATTTTCATTTAATAATTATCAATCAAGGCTATATTAATTATCCAAAGTTTGATTATTGGGAATTAATGGCTAAGGCAATGAAAATTGAAGATAGAGAATTTATACTAGATAGTTATCAGATTGAAGAGTTATTTTTATCAGAGTATAAGTTGTGCCTTTCAAAAAGTGAGATTAGACAGATCAAAGAGATTAGTGAAGGTTGGATTTTAGTTGTTGATTTGATTGCTAGGAGGATTAAAGAGGGAGTTGGGTTAGAGAAAATTTTGAATGATAAAGCCAGTTTTAAGGTGATATTTACTTATTTAAAGTATGAGGTTTTGGACAAATTATCAGGTGATCCAACTTTAAAAGAATTTCTTTTAAAGACATCAATTTTAAGAAACCTTAATACTGATATATGTAATAAATTATTAGAGATAGATAATAGTCAAGAGATAATTCAAGAACTGATCAATCGAGGAGTATTTATCTATAGAGAAGAAAAGAATATATTTCGATATCATAATATCTTTCAATCATTTTTAAGAGAAGAGGCCAATAACCTCTATGATATGAAATTTTCACAACAGAAAGTAAGAGAGGTATATGAAGATCTAAACTTTTATGAGGATTTAGCCTATCATGTTTTAGATACAGAAGAAGATAAAGAAATAATAAATTTAATCAATAAAAATTCCGATAGATGGTTAGCAAATGAAGAATTTAATCTATTAGAGAAGTGTTTAGATCATCTTCCAGAGGATAAGATAGCTTCAAATCCTAGATTGCTCATCTACCAAGGAGACCTTTATCTTAAGAAGGATGAAATTGATAATGCACTTAGAATCTATTTGCAGGCTGAAGATATGTTAGTGAATGAAGAGGATGAACTTATGATCAAGGTCTTATTTAAAATTGCTAAGATATATTCCTTTTTAATGTCTAGGAATTTGCTAGTATATATAGATAAGCTAAATAAATTTAAAGAATCTTTTTCTGTGGAGGAAAGAAGAGAGCTCTTATATTTAGAGATTATAGAGAATATTATAGATTCTAACTTAAAAGAAGCAGAGAAGAGACTAGCAGATAGTCAAGTTGAAGAAGAACTCTATAAGGAGTTAAAGGCATATATCTGTCTTATTAAGGGGAACTTCAGACAGTGCCAAGAATTAATTGACAGTCTAGAGCTAGAAGGAAAGAGCTTTTTTGATTGTAGATTATTTTATACTATCACTTTGCCAGTAGTGATTAGACTAATCAGGGGAGAGAAGTATGAGGCTTTAGAGTATATTTGGAATAAAAACTCAAATCGAGGTGAGCTGATAGAAGAATTTTTCAACTATTATCTGAGCAATGTTTATGAGTTCTTAGGGCTAGAAGGATATGAAGATTTGAAGAATAGTTATCTTAACTTCAAAGCTGTATTAGATAGCAAAAAACTCAATCTTTTCTGGCATGAGTTTGAATTAAGGGCTAAATCACTTCTTGCTGATTCTTTTTATGGAGAAGGTGGGCAGAGTATAGAGAGTTGTCTAAAAGATTTAAAGTTATTAGAGGAGAGAAACTATAAATTTTTAAGTAGTATGATTTCAAGGGTAATAGCTACTAGCTGTTACTTTAAAGGTGATAGAGAAAGTTGCTCTTATTATTTAGAGGAATCTAAAGATAAGTTAATGAGTTTAAATAATAGAATGTATTTGGCTTCAACCTTATTGTTGTTGGCATTAGTGAATTATAAAGATGAAAATAAAGAATCTTGTTATAAATATTTACAGCAAGGCTTAGAAATCATTAAAGAAGGGGGTTGTGAGGAATTACTAATTAAGTCTTCTATGCTTGGCTTTAGAGATCCAAATAGAATCATTCCGATGCTAATTGAAGCGAAGAAAAATAATATTGAAAGTGAATATATTAATAAAATATTGAAGAAGATTGATTTAGCTTCCTTTGATCGGGCTCCAGGATATTCATTGAAGATTAAGGCTTTTGGAAGATTAGAATTATATCGAGATAAATATAAAGTTGATTCAAGTGAATGGAAGCGGAAGAATGCTAAGGAATTATTTAAATTATTTCTAGTAAACTACGATAAGATGATTCCTAGAGATAGAATTTGTGATATATTATGGCCAGATAAAGATCAAAAATCTGCAGTTCATAGCTTTAATGTTAGTTTGAATAGTTTAAATAAGATTTTAGAGCCAGATAGAAAGTCTAGGACAGATAGTTATTTTATTGTTAAAAATGGATTATCTTATGGGCTATCTAATCAATTCTCCTATTTTTATGATGTTAAAACTTTTGAAGAATTAATAGAAAGAGGTAATAAGGCTAGAGATGAGATAATTAGGATGAATTATTATAAGAAGGCAGTTGACCTTTATCAAGGAGATTTCTTAGCTGGTGATCTTTATAGTGATTTTATTATAAGGGAGAGAGAACGCTTAGAGAATTTGTTTGTAGAAGTGGCTGATGAAGTATTGGCTTACTATTATGATAATCAAGAATATAAGGCTAATATTAATTTAGCTAATAGAATTTTGAAGATTGATAAATATTTTGAACGGGCTTATTTATATAAGATGAAGAGTTATGATCAGATTAATAGAAGAGAATTTGCTATTAAGACCTATCAAGTTTGCAAAAAAGTTTTAGAAGAAGATTTAAATATTAGTCCTAATAGTAATATAAAAAATTATTATCATTCAATTATCATTTAA